The Apium graveolens cultivar Ventura chromosome 3, ASM990537v1, whole genome shotgun sequence sequence TCAGTTTAGATTCATGTTCTGACAGTTCTTGAGTAAGATTAAAATTCACCCCAGCTAGCCCTTCACACTCTTTTTCAAAATGGCTGGACCTGCTTTCTAGTTCTTTGACCATGCTTTCCAGATCTTTTAATCTTGTTAGGGTCTGTTCCAGTTCAATCTTATGAGAGTCAACTTGCTCAGAAGCTCTCGAGTGCCGATCCTTCAGTTCCATGATAGTGCTCAAATGAGAAGACAGTTTTTGAGAtgtttcttccttttcagcataCTCAGAATTTAGTAGTTCTTGAAGCTCATTAATCTTACTCTTGAGCTGTGTATTTGTTTCAACTAACATATCAATCTCTGAGAAATATTGTGTGGCTTGATCTTCTGCGTGTGAGACCCTTTTTTTTAGTTCTTCATTGGCGCTTTCTGAATTCGCCAGTTTCATTGCAATCTGAGTAAATTCTTCCTTCAAAGATGCAGATCTTTCAGCTGCTTCCATTGTTTGTTCCTTGTAAATCATCACTTGCTCTTCAAGTGCCTGCACCTCAAAATCTTTGCTGTTAAAATTGGCAATAACCTCTTGCAGTTTGACTTCCAAGTCTCGATGTTTCTCAAGAAGCTCTTCAGCTAACTTGAGCTTCTCCAAGACCTCAATTTCTCTCAATCCAGCAGCCTCCAGATTACTTTCAGTACTTACTAACTTCTGATGAGTGAGATTCAGATCACTCTGCAGGAGCTGTAGTGAATTTTCTGCTTCAACAAGCTTTTCAGTTGTGTTATTTAATGCATCTGCCAGATTTATCTTCTCTTCTGTTGTCATATTCAAGCTTTCATTGAGAACCTCTTCCTTTTTCATAGCACTCTTCAACTGCAACTCGAGCTCTGATTTCTGTGCAGCCGAGGAGCTCAATTCAGACTCCAATACTGCCACTTTATTCACCGAGTCTTCCTGCAAATGAAGCCTCTTTTCTAAATCCAATATTTGTAATTTGGAAACCTTCAACTCCCCTTGAACAGTGGAGAGATCTGCTGTAGTAGCTCTTAGTGCTTCTTCTAGCTTTTCATTTTCAGCAATCTTCTCATAAAGCCCCACAAGCTCTCCTTGTAATGTAGCCATCTGATCTTCCACTTCTACGGCACTCACTTTCGCCATTTCAAGTAACCTCTCAAACTCCAACGCCTTCTTCATTTCCATCTCAGCATGTACACCACTTTGCCTATGCAACTCCTCAAACTTCAACGCCTCGCCTTCAGATTTTTGCAGCTCCTGATTCACTTCCAGCATCTTCTTCTTCGAAGTCTCCAGTTCAAGTTGAAGATCATCATAAGCCTCCTGCACATCATTCATCGCCTTTTGCTTCGTCTCCTGAACTTGCAAGGATCTCCCTTCAGCTTCAGAAATCTGTTTCTGTAACTTGTTATTACTAATCTCAAGCTCATCATAACTCTTCTCACTTTCTTGCAGCTTCTTGTTAGTAAACAAAACTTCATCCTTTAGCCTAGTAACCTCAGATTCAGAATCCTTCAAAGCTCGAGATACTGATACTAATTCATGCTTAAGTTCCTGAACCTTTTCTTGGGCCTCTAACAAATCTCTGCTAGGTGATGATTTGTGAGAACAAACAGATTCCTTCTCTACCTTTATAAACTCTGCATCTAAATTAGACTCCTCATCTTTACCCTGTTACAAACAAATATTCTGAAACATAACCTTCCCATTTCATTGACAGATTTTTACAAGTTTTTTTAACCATAAATTTGAGGCAACATAGTCTTTTTTAATGCAACATCTTGTCATGCTTCCAAATCTAAATATTATTGACAAAAATAGAATAAGTAACAGAGCAAGAAAGTACCTGAATGGGATCAATATAGTTGTCCATCTTCAATATTGGAACTTGTGAACTTGGTAGTTTGGTTCAACTGCAGAGGCTATAAGAAACTGGATCAAGAAGCAAATAGAATCTTGTAAAAGTTGAGCAacataaatgaaaaagaaaaagacAATTCAATATATAATTTGCAACTTACATAAAATTATTGTAATTTGTTACTATATATAACCAAATATGATATGTTTTCTTTTAAAACACTACCCCAACACACAATCGTGTTCTGTCTGGTCCGACACTGCTCACTTAGTCCCTCCAAATTGTTAATATGTAGCAGAGTGTGCCATAcgtattttaaaataaataaaaagtatagttttataatatttttaaaaaaattaatttttttaataaaagtttaacaatctatttatattcaataaaagaaaattttaaaaatatatatataactatattttatattcatcttaaaatatATGTTGGACACTTTCTTACAAACGATAATAATTGGTCCGCAGTGACAGCGTAGTTTCCTTGCCATTACTAGTTACTACTGTTTTTTCCTTGACAAATAAAACAAAAATGCTATTGTTTTTCCGGTTTAATAAATAATACAAATAAATGGAAACATGAATATCCCATTAAAGAATATAAATGTATTGAAAATAGAGGCTAGTAGGGTGGGAGAAAAGCATGTTTTTTGATAATAGAAAAGCATTTGGTTAGAAAAACAAGTAATCCATAAAAATTGATTTATGAATGACTCTCGGCAGGCTATAACGTGAGAACTGAAACCAAGAGGAAAGTGACAGCGTGTTTGTCTTATTTTATTTCTTACAAAAAACTTTAATAAATTAATCTGGTAATACATAATTTTAAAAAGCAATGGATGCGCATAGAAATGGTCGCCCAAACTCACCCATACTTTTGTCATCTTTATCTTCGCCAATTATGGACCCTTTTGACTTCGGTTTAAGTTACGGATTTAAagcttatttttatttttaaactgattttctttgttataataaattaaaaaatattgtAAAAATCTGAATGCAGATTAAAGTCGGGGAATGTAGTTccttaaattatttattttacttatattaatttatttatatttataatattaacaTCATCATTCCCACATtcaatttaataattatttttatatatttaagaattattaatttatatacaTATTAAAGTTAACAGAATAAATATTTACTTTAAATTTTCACGTTTCAATTATCACTTAAAATATATTAAGTCATTATT is a genomic window containing:
- the LOC141711812 gene encoding uncharacterized protein LOC141711812 → MDNYIDPIQGKDEESNLDAEFIKVEKESVCSHKSSPSRDLLEAQEKVQELKHELVSVSRALKDSESEVTRLKDEVLFTNKKLQESEKSYDELEISNNKLQKQISEAEGRSLQVQETKQKAMNDVQEAYDDLQLELETSKKKMLEVNQELQKSEGEALKFEELHRQSGVHAEMEMKKALEFERLLEMAKVSAVEVEDQMATLQGELVGLYEKIAENEKLEEALRATTADLSTVQGELKVSKLQILDLEKRLHLQEDSVNKVAVLESELSSSAAQKSELELQLKSAMKKEEVLNESLNMTTEEKINLADALNNTTEKLVEAENSLQLLQSDLNLTHQKLVSTESNLEAAGLREIEVLEKLKLAEELLEKHRDLEVKLQEVIANFNSKDFEVQALEEQVMIYKEQTMEAAERSASLKEEFTQIAMKLANSESANEELKKRVSHAEDQATQYFSEIDMLVETNTQLKSKINELQELLNSEYAEKEETSQKLSSHLSTIMELKDRHSRASEQVDSHKIELEQTLTRLKDLESMVKELESRSSHFEKECEGLAGVNFNLTQELSEHESKLNDVQTKLSATLSDRDEATEQLHASQKTIEDLKLQLDSDSQRLQSQISSVMEENNLLTETHHNAKEELQTAVIQLERQIKQHISNEHALTTEIENLKAEVAKKSALSDRLKELEEQLAISETHVKEEKEVNVQKEMEADANKKAVFLLENQVKELEQKLQLEDDAKTTHKDIGASSIEMKSRDIGTTISTPSKDGHTKKLENITMQSSSLEILTTTTEVSTAMNFKFILIVALVSVIIGAILGKRY